In the Ramlibacter tataouinensis TTB310 genome, one interval contains:
- a CDS encoding glycosyltransferase family 4 protein yields the protein MTVRKRSMQRGFHAAYSWCFNTAGLVRGLLRQGQPAQAGGPSVADMSPLAPHPPGAMPEVPVSTPAPTATAAGARRFIYIACPWTPIGGGMFKVADYLIQSQARLPGDNPRLRPLDTRGSGSPARSLLVLLSALVKLVRGRASGQLAGVHVNMAERLSLFRKSSVLVACKALGLPSVLHLHAAQLHHSYRAFPAPAQALVRWAFSLPDSVVVLGKTSAEFVMNELKVPPQRVEIVINGVPEPRAARRTPQAVQRVLFVGNLSERKGVSDLLRALAQPALADVPLVATFAGGGDVAGYRSMADRLGLGERVRFEGWADQDQVAALLAQADVLVLPSYDEGLPLAILEALAHGVAVVCTPVGEIPHVLSDGLNARFVKPGDAPAIAQGLADVLRDTQLRERLERNGRALYEQRFSMSRFFASIASVHRRHFGLCGGAAQPRAAQERQP from the coding sequence ATGACGGTGCGCAAACGTTCGATGCAACGCGGCTTCCATGCGGCGTATTCCTGGTGCTTCAACACCGCCGGCCTGGTGCGAGGCTTGCTGCGCCAAGGGCAGCCGGCCCAGGCGGGCGGCCCGTCGGTGGCCGACATGTCGCCGCTGGCGCCGCACCCTCCTGGGGCGATGCCTGAGGTGCCCGTGTCCACTCCGGCACCGACGGCCACCGCAGCCGGCGCCCGTCGCTTCATCTACATCGCCTGTCCCTGGACGCCGATCGGCGGGGGCATGTTCAAGGTGGCGGACTACCTGATCCAGTCGCAGGCCCGCCTGCCCGGCGACAACCCGCGGCTGCGGCCGCTGGACACGCGCGGCAGCGGCAGCCCCGCGCGTTCGCTGCTGGTGCTGCTGTCCGCGCTGGTCAAACTGGTGCGCGGGCGTGCCAGCGGCCAGCTGGCCGGCGTGCACGTGAACATGGCCGAGCGCCTGAGCCTGTTCCGCAAGAGCTCGGTGCTGGTGGCCTGCAAGGCCCTGGGCCTGCCGTCGGTGCTGCACCTGCACGCCGCGCAGCTGCACCACAGCTATCGCGCCTTCCCGGCCCCGGCGCAGGCGCTGGTGCGCTGGGCGTTCTCGCTGCCGGACAGCGTGGTGGTGCTGGGCAAGACCTCGGCCGAGTTCGTGATGAACGAGCTGAAGGTGCCGCCGCAGCGGGTGGAGATCGTGATCAACGGCGTTCCCGAGCCGCGCGCGGCTCGGCGCACCCCCCAGGCGGTGCAGCGCGTGCTGTTCGTGGGCAACCTGTCCGAGCGCAAGGGCGTGTCGGACCTGCTGCGCGCCCTGGCCCAGCCGGCGCTGGCCGACGTGCCGCTGGTGGCCACCTTCGCCGGCGGCGGCGACGTGGCCGGTTACCGCTCCATGGCCGACCGCCTGGGCCTGGGCGAGCGCGTGCGCTTCGAGGGCTGGGCCGACCAGGACCAGGTGGCCGCCCTGCTGGCCCAGGCCGACGTGCTGGTGCTGCCCTCCTACGACGAGGGCCTGCCCCTGGCCATCCTGGAGGCCCTGGCCCACGGCGTGGCCGTGGTCTGCACGCCGGTGGGCGAGATCCCGCACGTGCTGAGCGACGGCCTGAACGCGCGCTTCGTCAAGCCCGGCGACGCGCCGGCGATCGCGCAGGGGCTGGCCGACGTGCTGCGTGACACGCAGCTGCGCGAGCGGCTGGAACGCAACGGGCGCGCGCTGTACGAGCAACGCTTCTCGATGTCGCGCTTCTTCGCCAGCATCGCCAGCGTGCACAGGCGCCACTTCGGCCTGTGCGGCGGCGCGGCGCAGCCCCGGGCTGCGCAGGAGCGGCAGCCATGA